In Sciurus carolinensis chromosome 17, mSciCar1.2, whole genome shotgun sequence, one genomic interval encodes:
- the LOC124968761 gene encoding eukaryotic translation initiation factor 2A-like, with protein sequence MAPSTPLLTVRGSEGLYMVNGPPHFTESTVFPRESGKNCKVYAFSKDGTLFAWGNRDKVNIISITNKGLLHSFDLPKTVCLEFSPKNTVLATWQPYTTSKDGTAGLPNLQLYDVNTGTCLKSFIQKKMQNWCPSWSEDEIICARNVNNEVHFFENNNFDTIANKLHLQKINDFVLSPGPQPYKVAVYVPGSKGAPSFVRLYQYPNFAGPHAALANKSFFKADKVTMLWNKKATAVLVIASTDVDKTGASYYGEQTLHYIATNGESAVVQLPKSGPIYDVAWNSSSTEFCAVYGFMPAKATVFNLKCDPVFDFGTGPRNAAYFSPHGHILVLAGFGNLRGQMEVWDVKNYKLISKPVASDSTYFAWCPDGEHILTATCAPRLRVNNGYKVWHYTGSVLHKHDVPSNAELWQVSWQPFLDGIFPAKRITYQAVPSEVPSEEPKVSTAYRPPALRNKPVTNSKLHEEEPPQNMKPQPGNDKPLSKTALKNQRKHEAKKAAKQEAKSDKSPEVAPPPPPQSTPRNPVSQASSGDPEVDRKIKNLRKKLKAIEQLKEQAAAGKQLEKNQLEKIQKEKVLLQELEDLELGI encoded by the coding sequence ATGGCGCCGTCCACGCCGCTGTTGACAGTCCGAGGATCAGAAGGGCTGTACATGGTGAATGGACCACCGCATTTTACAGAAAGCACAGTGTTTCCAAGGGAATCTGGGAAAAATTGCAAAGTCTATGCCTTTAGCAAGGATGGAACCTTATTTGCCTGGGGCAACAGAGACAAAGTAAATATTATCAGTATCACTAACAAGGGACTACTGCATTCCTTCGACCTCCCAAAGACAGTTTGCCTTGAATTCTCACCAAAAAACACTGTTCTGGCAACATGGCAGCCTTACACTACTTCTAAAGATGGCACGGCTGGATTACCTAACCTACAGCTTTACGATGTGAACACTGGCACATGTTTGAAATCtttcatacagaaaaaaatgcaaaactggTGTCCATCCTGGTCAGAAGATGAAATTATTTGTGCCCGAAATGTTAACAATGAAGTTCACTTCTTTGAAAACAACAATTTTGACACAATTGCAAATAAATTACATTTGCAGAAAattaatgattttgttttatcaCCTGGGCCACAACCATATAAGGTGGCTGTCTATGTTCCAGGAAGTAAAGGTGCACCTTCATTTGTTAGATTGTATCAGTATCCCAACTTTGCTGGACCTCATGCAGCTTTAGCCaataaaagtttctttaaagCTGATAAGGTTACAATGCTATGGAATAAAAAAGCTACTGCTGTGCTGGTGATAGCTAGTACAGATGTTGACAAGACAGGAGCGTCATACTATGGAGAACAAACACTGCACTACATTGCAACCAACGGAGAGAGCGCTGTAGTGCAGTTACCAAAAAGTGGCCCCATCTATGACGTAGCGTGGAATTCTAGCTCCACCGAGTTTTGTGCTGTTTATGGTTTCATGCCTGCCAAGGCAACAGTTTTCAACCTGAAGTGTGATCCTGTGTTCGACTTTGGGACTGGGCCACGCAACGCAGCCTACTTTAGCCCTCATGGCCACATATTAGTCCTGGCTGGATTTGGAAATCTGAGGGGACAGATGGAAGTGTGGGATGTTAAAAACTACAAACTGATTTCTAAGCCAGTGGCTTCTGATTCTACGTATTTTGCGTGGTGCCCAGATGGTGAGCATATTTTAACAGCCACGTGTGCTCCCAGGTTACGTGTCAACAATGGGTACAAGGTTTGGCACTACACGGGCTCTGTCTTGCACAAGCATGATGTGCCATCAAATGCGGAGTTGTGGCAGGTCTCTTGGCAGCCATTTTTGGATGGAATATTTCCAGCAAAAAGAATAACTTATCAAGCAGTTCCAAGTGAAGTGCCCAGTGAGGAACCTAAAGTCTCCACAGCTTACAGACCTCCAGCTTTGAGAAATAAACCAGTCACCAATTCCAAGCTGCATGAAGAGGAACCGCCTCAGAATATGAAACCACAACCAGGAAATGATAAACCATTATCAAAAACAGCccttaaaaatcaaaggaagcaTGAGGCTAAGAAAGCTGCCAAGCAGGAAGCAAAAAGTGACAAGAGTCCAGAAGtggcacctcctcctcctccacagagCACACCACGAAACCCTGTCTCTCAGGCCTCTTCCGGTGACCCCGAAGTagacagaaaaattaagaacCTGAGGAAGAAACTGAAAGCTATTGAACAACTGAAAGAACAAGCTGCAGCTGGAAAGCAgctagaaaaaaatcagttggagaaaattcaaaaagagaaagtcCTTCTCCAGGAGCTGGAAGATTTGGAATTGGGTATTTAA